A single region of the Bacillus cereus genome encodes:
- a CDS encoding YpdA family putative bacillithiol disulfide reductase, translating into MQKETAIIIGGGPCGLAAAISLQKVGINPLVIEKGNIVNAIYNYPTHQTFFSSSEKLEIGEVAFITENRKPVRNQALAYYREVVKRKSVRVNAFERVEKVQKDGEVFKVETTKRDGNKEIYIAKYIVVATGYYDNPNYMNVPGEELKKVAHYFKEGHPYFDRDVVVIGGKNSSIDAALELVKSGARVTVLYRGSEYSPSIKPWILPEFEALVRNGTIQMHFGAHVKEITEHTLTYTVDGEARTIKNDFVFAMTGYHPDHSFLTKMGVRIDEETGRPIYTEDKMETNAENIFIAGVIAAGNNANEIFIENGRFHGDAIAQTVASREQ; encoded by the coding sequence ATGCAGAAAGAAACAGCTATCATAATTGGAGGCGGTCCGTGCGGATTAGCGGCAGCAATTTCGTTGCAAAAGGTAGGGATTAATCCGTTAGTAATTGAAAAAGGAAACATTGTAAATGCCATTTATAATTATCCAACTCATCAAACATTTTTTTCCTCTAGTGAAAAATTAGAAATTGGTGAAGTAGCTTTTATTACCGAAAACCGTAAGCCGGTTCGAAATCAAGCACTTGCGTATTATCGCGAAGTAGTAAAGCGTAAATCTGTACGCGTAAATGCTTTCGAACGAGTGGAGAAAGTTCAAAAAGATGGAGAAGTTTTTAAGGTTGAGACGACAAAACGTGATGGAAATAAAGAAATATATATAGCGAAATATATTGTTGTAGCAACTGGATATTATGACAATCCAAATTATATGAATGTTCCAGGTGAGGAACTGAAGAAAGTAGCTCACTATTTTAAAGAAGGACATCCTTATTTTGATCGAGATGTGGTAGTTATAGGTGGGAAAAACTCAAGTATAGATGCTGCGTTGGAATTAGTTAAATCAGGTGCGCGTGTAACGGTACTGTATCGTGGAAGTGAGTACTCGCCGAGCATTAAGCCGTGGATTTTGCCGGAATTTGAGGCATTAGTACGAAACGGCACAATTCAAATGCATTTCGGGGCTCATGTGAAAGAAATCACTGAACATACATTAACATATACGGTTGATGGTGAAGCACGTACAATCAAAAATGATTTTGTATTTGCGATGACTGGCTACCATCCTGATCATAGCTTCTTAACGAAGATGGGTGTTCGGATTGATGAAGAAACAGGACGTCCGATTTATACAGAGGATAAAATGGAAACGAACGCTGAAAATATTTTTATTGCAGGTGTAATTGCTGCTGGGAATAATGCAAATGAAATATTTATCGAGAACGGTAGATTTCATGGGGATGCAATTGCGCAAACCGTTGCATCAAGAGAACAATAA